The following proteins are encoded in a genomic region of Tenacibaculum sp. 190524A05c:
- the lepA gene encoding translation elongation factor 4, which yields MKNIRNFCIIAHIDHGKSTLADRLLDFTQTVTEREKQDQLLDNMDLERERGITIKSHAIQMDYVHNGEPYILNLIDTPGHVDFSYEVSRSIAACEGALLIVDAAQSIQAQTISNLYLALENDLEIIPVLNKVDLPSANPEEVTDDIVDLLGCDPEDVIPASGKTGFGVDNILEAIIDRIPAPEGNPDAPLKALIFDSVYNSYRGIETYFRIIDGSIKKNQKIKFMATGNDYFADEVGTLKLNQEPKKEIKTGDVGYLITGIKTAKEVKVGDTITDFANPTTDNIEGFEDVKPMVFAGIYPVDTEDYEELRASMEKLQLNDASLVFQPESSAALGFGFRCGFLGMLHMEIIQERLEREFNMTVITTVPNVSYHAYTKKEPDEIIIVNNPSDLPDPSKLDRVEEPFIKASIITKSDFVGQVMSLCIEKRGQIINQTYLTPERVELIFEMPLAEIVFDFYDRLKTVSKGYASFDYHPIGMKKSKLVRVDMLLNGQSVDALSSLLHDSNAYSIGKRICEKLKELIPRQQFDIPIQAAIGAKIIARETVKALRKDVTAKCYGGDISRKRKLLEKQKKGKKRMRQVGNVEIPQQAFMAVLKLND from the coding sequence ATGAAAAACATTAGGAATTTTTGTATTATCGCCCATATTGATCATGGAAAAAGTACACTTGCTGATAGATTATTAGATTTTACTCAAACAGTAACTGAGCGAGAAAAACAAGATCAATTATTAGATAATATGGATTTGGAGAGAGAGCGTGGAATTACAATTAAATCACACGCAATTCAAATGGATTATGTTCACAATGGAGAACCATATATCTTGAATTTAATCGACACTCCAGGTCATGTAGATTTTTCTTACGAAGTTTCACGTTCTATTGCGGCTTGTGAAGGAGCTTTATTAATTGTTGATGCTGCTCAAAGTATTCAAGCGCAAACTATTTCTAACTTATACTTAGCTTTAGAAAACGACTTGGAGATTATTCCAGTATTAAATAAAGTTGATTTGCCTTCTGCGAATCCAGAAGAAGTTACTGATGATATTGTAGACTTATTAGGTTGTGATCCTGAAGATGTAATTCCTGCAAGTGGAAAAACAGGATTCGGAGTAGATAATATTTTAGAAGCAATTATTGATAGAATTCCTGCTCCGGAAGGAAATCCAGATGCACCTTTAAAAGCTTTAATTTTTGATAGTGTTTATAATTCATATAGAGGAATTGAAACCTACTTCAGAATTATCGATGGTTCAATTAAAAAGAACCAAAAGATTAAGTTCATGGCTACTGGAAATGATTATTTCGCAGATGAGGTTGGAACGTTAAAGTTAAATCAAGAGCCAAAGAAAGAAATTAAAACTGGTGATGTTGGATATTTAATTACAGGTATTAAAACAGCGAAGGAAGTAAAGGTAGGAGATACTATTACAGATTTTGCAAATCCAACAACTGATAATATTGAAGGTTTTGAGGATGTAAAGCCAATGGTATTCGCAGGTATTTATCCTGTAGATACTGAGGATTATGAAGAGTTAAGAGCTTCTATGGAGAAGTTACAATTGAATGATGCTTCTTTAGTATTTCAACCAGAGAGTTCTGCGGCTTTAGGTTTCGGTTTCCGTTGTGGATTCTTAGGAATGTTACACATGGAGATTATCCAAGAACGTTTAGAACGTGAGTTTAACATGACAGTTATTACTACGGTTCCTAACGTATCTTATCATGCATATACAAAGAAAGAACCAGACGAGATTATTATTGTAAATAATCCATCAGATTTACCGGATCCATCAAAATTAGATAGAGTAGAGGAGCCATTTATTAAAGCTTCGATTATCACGAAATCTGATTTCGTTGGACAAGTAATGAGTTTATGTATTGAGAAACGTGGACAAATCATTAATCAAACGTATTTAACTCCAGAACGAGTTGAATTGATTTTTGAAATGCCATTAGCAGAAATTGTATTCGATTTCTATGATAGATTAAAAACAGTTTCTAAAGGATATGCATCTTTTGATTATCACCCAATTGGAATGAAGAAATCAAAACTTGTTCGTGTAGATATGTTATTAAACGGACAATCGGTTGATGCACTTTCATCTTTATTACACGATAGTAATGCATATTCTATAGGGAAAAGGATTTGTGAGAAATTAAAGGAGTTAATTCCACGTCAGCAATTCGATATTCCTATTCAAGCTGCAATTGGAGCTAAGATTATTGCTCGTGAAACTGTAAAAGCTTTACGTAAAGATGTAACTGCTAAATGTTATGGAGGAGATATTTCTCGTAAACGTAAACTTTTAGAAAAGCAAAAGAAAGGTAAGAAACGTATGCGTCAGGTTGGAAACGTAGAAATTCCACAGCAAGCGTTTATGGCAGTATTGAAATTAAATGATTAA
- a CDS encoding LytTR family DNA-binding domain-containing protein, producing MKILILEDEIPAYQKLVTYLTDYLKSEPEHDWARTIKDGKQFLDDNTYDVILSDIQLLDGISFDLFDEVSLNTPIIFCSAHDEYLFKAFHTNGIAYILKPYTKKEFNGALEKYQSLFSKGDYGNLNTDVIVELKSALKEENTTYKKRFVIKKSKGIQLLNVSDISLIEASGDFCIATDKDGKRHTISQNLGSISKQLNPNKFFKINRSEIINIDYIVTIESHFKNRLLLTITGCKEKPMTSSSTTSEFRKWLEQ from the coding sequence ATGAAAATACTGATTTTAGAGGATGAAATTCCAGCTTATCAAAAACTTGTCACTTATTTAACAGACTATTTAAAAAGTGAACCAGAACATGATTGGGCTCGAACTATAAAAGATGGAAAGCAATTTTTAGATGACAACACCTATGATGTTATTCTATCAGACATTCAATTATTAGATGGTATATCTTTTGATTTATTTGATGAAGTTTCACTCAATACTCCAATTATTTTTTGTTCTGCTCACGATGAATATTTATTCAAAGCATTCCATACAAATGGTATTGCTTACATTTTAAAACCTTATACTAAAAAAGAGTTTAATGGTGCTTTAGAAAAATATCAATCTTTGTTCAGCAAAGGAGATTATGGCAATCTAAACACAGATGTAATTGTTGAACTAAAATCTGCTTTAAAAGAAGAAAATACCACATATAAAAAACGATTTGTTATAAAGAAGAGCAAAGGAATTCAACTCTTAAATGTAAGTGACATTTCTTTAATTGAAGCTTCTGGTGATTTTTGTATTGCAACAGATAAAGATGGAAAAAGACATACTATTTCTCAGAACTTAGGTAGTATTTCTAAACAATTAAATCCGAATAAATTCTTTAAGATCAATCGAAGTGAAATAATAAACATCGATTATATTGTTACCATTGAAAGTCATTTTAAAAACAGATTGTTATTAACCATTACGGGATGTAAAGAAAAACCAATGACGAGTTCTTCTACAACATCTGAATTTAGAAAATGGTTAGAACAATAA
- a CDS encoding Bax inhibitor-1 family protein has product MENSFNQFDNDRVLIAQSTEAERVEFYKKTYAHVAGGVLLFIIFEFLLLQSDALVNFMLSMTQGYKWLLLLGGFMLITNYAESTALRTTDKNLQYMAYAGYIFAEAIIFVPLIAIVTKFMGREGMALLQQAGIVTLTLFAGLSSIVLITKKDFSFLRSAMTIGFFIAIGLIVAGTLFGFNLGLWFSVGMCALAGGSILYQTSNLVHKFTTEDYIPAALGLFASLMLLFWYVIQIFLDRD; this is encoded by the coding sequence ATGGAAAATTCATTCAATCAATTTGACAATGATCGAGTATTGATTGCTCAATCAACAGAGGCGGAAAGAGTAGAGTTTTACAAGAAAACTTATGCTCACGTAGCTGGTGGTGTTTTACTATTTATCATTTTCGAATTTTTATTACTTCAAAGTGATGCACTTGTGAACTTTATGTTATCTATGACTCAAGGTTATAAGTGGTTATTATTACTTGGTGGTTTTATGTTAATTACGAATTATGCGGAGAGTACAGCTTTAAGAACTACTGATAAGAACTTACAGTACATGGCTTATGCGGGATATATTTTTGCTGAGGCAATTATTTTTGTTCCGTTAATTGCAATTGTAACTAAGTTTATGGGTAGAGAAGGAATGGCTCTTTTACAGCAAGCAGGAATTGTTACACTGACTTTATTCGCAGGATTATCATCAATTGTATTAATTACGAAGAAAGATTTCTCTTTTTTGAGATCAGCTATGACGATAGGATTCTTTATTGCAATTGGATTAATTGTAGCAGGAACATTATTCGGATTTAACTTAGGATTATGGTTTTCAGTTGGAATGTGTGCTTTAGCTGGAGGATCTATTTTATACCAAACGTCTAATCTAGTACATAAGTTTACTACAGAAGATTATATACCTGCAGCATTAGGTTTATTTGCATCACTAATGTTATTATTCTGGTACGTAATCCAGATCTTTTTAGATAGAGATTAA